CAGTGGCAAGCCTCGAGTGGCAAGCCTCGAGTAAAAGACTCGGACCTCATACCTTGGTCCTCCTTTTAAGGTTTCCATAGTTGACACTCACAAATGGATCGCTCGTTCCTCTGAGATCAGCTGCAACAAGATCTCTTGCTTCAATTAGAACAAGTTCGATCCAAGAATTGGCTGAACTCGCATGTGCCCCctgaaaaatacaaaagaaattgCAATAAACGTCTCATACTCCAATTTCTCACTATAGTGAATATCCAGATGTCTAAAGTTAGCTTAAGCTTTTTGATACATGTACCTTGGAATTTTCAGTATCGGCAACTTTCACTGATTCTATCTGAAGCTGCAGCTCTCCTGAACTGACTTTTTCGAGGGGAATACATACATCTCTTATGGAACCTTCCACGAGTCCTTCCAAGTTGACTCGAGCACTACCTATGTTCTCATCAGAAAATGTCTCATCTGTACAACATCTTATCCTCAAATATTCGCCGCCTCCAATCTCATCAAATTCAAACTTTTGATTCCAAATTGGGTTGGAAGAACGTGAAACACTTTTTGTTCTCTGAATAACCTGAATCCAAATCATGTATCCAAGAATTTAATGTAACTATCCATGAAATTAAATCAAGTAAAATATCTCGATTAAGAGAGAATGTAAGTTTGAATCTATTAAATAATAATGACTGGTGGCAAAAGGAGAATTAATTGTACTTTCCCATACTGCAATTTAACATAAGGGTCAGATTTCCCCATTTTGTCCTTCACAACAAGATCCTTCCCCTCAACCACCGTAACGTGGATTTTCCTTCCGGTTTTTGGAGAATAATTTGATATCACATTTACTGGATGAAAAAAGCCTCGACCAAAATTAGTAGGGCTGTGTGTACCATCGGAAAATTGCCACTCTTTAAGTACAAGCTTCACAGTCAACTGCAAGATAGTTAGGAAAGAATGTCTTAGAAAATTCCAGCTTTATCGCATGCACAGATAGTTACAAAGAAGAAACTTTTGATGTTATTTCCAGACAGAGCGATTTACCGAGATATCCTTAGTTGTAATTTAAATAACAGGAAATTAACTACACAAAATCCATTGATTCCAAATATGTAGCTAAAGCTTATAATTTACTATTTTCATTTTGTATGAAACTTCTGTGATCAAACTAGAAGCGAATGATTTCAAATGCGAGGTAAAACCTAAAATCAACATGACTTGACATTACACAAGCAGCTTCATATTCCTCAGAGGTCTTCAAGAATATTAAATTACAAGTAATCGACAAAAAGATTAAAGGCAACAAAAACATACCTCTCCTGAATTAACACCCTCAAATGGAATGGTCATTTCAACTTCTTTTCCACAAAATTCAGCATGCTTGGCCATCACTAGGGAATCAGTCCCGATGGCCCAAAATATGGTTGAATCATCCGGAGCATATCTCATCTGAATTGGATTAGGAGAAAAAGTTTGTCCAAATTGAACACGGATAGCTCAACCATAAATTAAACACACCATGCATAAAACATTACCTTAATCTCACAGCTTGACAGATAGTCATATTTTACACTTCCAGGAATGCATTCGTAGAGATTGAATTTAACAGTTCCTGCATTGTCATGCAGAATTAGATTGAATGTGGAGCCCCATTTAGGATTCGATCCCATACTCATTTTTGTTTTCCTAGTTAATTCCTCAAGTTCAACCTCTAAGATTGTCCGAATCTCTGTATTGGAGCTCCCATCTTCAAAAGTGTCTGTCAAAGAGCCCGTTTGTTTAGCGGAAGGGCTGCCCCTAGAATCACTCAGACGAAGTTTACTTGCAGAGACCACTGTAACATATAATACGCCACCCACAGCTTTCTTTTGCAAATCTACAGCTGGCAATGCGAGACACTGGCGTCGAGGTTCGACCATCTTCTTATTCAATGTATCCGTAGCAATTTTAAccttaaaaaacaaaaataaaacagGTATTTTTATAATTGTAGATGCCTAAAATTATTATTGGAAAGTGTGTGATACGGCTGTccctaaattttattaaaattttctgGACACATTCTCAACTGGTCTAACACTTTTATGAGAAGAGTACAGTGTTGTGTCTAAATATCCATCGCTAATCTATGCATATAAGAGACAATGAACAATACCATAGCAACTGTAAAATCAagttttttatctttttctttaatCCGTATAAAAATCAAGTGTTTATCACTACATCGATTTCAACGTTGTTCCACATAACAATTTTATCACCATAGAAAAATTTAAATCACATGGCTGCTTAAGCACTACAATTTGATCGTTGTTCCACATAAATATGCAGGCAGCCATACAGTCATACAGGACCAGTAAGGCTACTATTTCTCCTCAACCACCACATAGTTGATTGGTATACCAATGAGATATAATGAATTCAAAGACTTGACATTTATAACGAACATTCTGTCATGCAAAAGACCAAGAACAAAGTCAGATGAGATGTAAAGCCATACCAGCCATGAGGAAACTCCTGGTAGCTCGGTTGCGGGCAGAGACTGGCTTCCACCACTTCCAAAAGCAACACCAATTCGCACTTCAGGAATTGATACAAATGAGTATACAATCGCTTTTCCATCTAATACAGGCACCAAAAGCAGCTGAAAACACAAATTACAAAAGAGCACATCAGAGCTAAACATCATATCATACTTATTAAAAGCGGGACCATAAAAGATGGAAAAAGATGCGTCATTTAAAAATTTGCACAAGAATATTCAT
The Primulina tabacum isolate GXHZ01 chromosome 9, ASM2559414v2, whole genome shotgun sequence DNA segment above includes these coding regions:
- the LOC142555703 gene encoding synaptotagmin-2-like isoform X2; translation: MGGVKMRALDWNSALEFSNKMLDEKPLLPLVVPLLLVLWTFEKWFFPLSNWIALILAVWVTIQPVTPLEQCEWLNKLLIDIWPNYINPKLSSRFSSIIERRLKHRKSKLIEKIELQEFSLGARPPLLGLQGIRWTTSGDQRVMRLGFDWDTTDINILLFAKLTTPLMGTARIIVNSIHVKGDLLLVPVLDGKAIVYSFVSIPEVRIGVAFGSGGSQSLPATELPGVSSWLVKIATDTLNKKMVEPRRQCLALPAVDLQKKAVGGVLYVTVVSASKLRLSDSRGSPSAKQTGSLTDTFEDGSSNTEIRTILEVELEELTRKTKMSMGSNPKWGSTFNLILHDNAGTVKFNLYECIPGSVKYDYLSSCEIKMRYAPDDSTIFWAIGTDSLVMAKHAEFCGKEVEMTIPFEGVNSGELTVKLVLKEWQFSDGTHSPTNFGRGFFHPVNVISNYSPKTGRKIHVTVVEGKDLVVKDKMGKSDPYVKLQYGKVIQRTKSVSRSSNPIWNQKFEFDEIGGGEYLRIRCCTDETFSDENIGSARVNLEGLVEGSIRDVCIPLEKVSSGELQLQIESVKVADTENSKGAHASSANSWIELVLIEARDLVAADLRGTSDPFVSVNYGNLKRRTKVIFKTLDPKWHQTFEFPDDGSPLELHVKDHNALLPPSNIGDCVVEYQMLAPNQMAEKWIPLQGVKRGEIHIQITKRNPELEKKSSIYSESSPAKLHHKISKQMKQMMIKIQSLIDDSDLEGVSKSLRELETLHDTQEEYMVQLETEKTLLIDKINELGQEVFNSSPLSRRETIAR
- the LOC142555703 gene encoding synaptotagmin-2-like isoform X1, whose amino-acid sequence is MGGVKMRALDWNSALEFSNKMLDEKPLLPLVVPLLLVLWTFEKWFFPLSNWIALILAVWVTIQYGSYRHRILDEDLNKKWMHLTLHASPVTPLEQCEWLNKLLIDIWPNYINPKLSSRFSSIIERRLKHRKSKLIEKIELQEFSLGARPPLLGLQGIRWTTSGDQRVMRLGFDWDTTDINILLFAKLTTPLMGTARIIVNSIHVKGDLLLVPVLDGKAIVYSFVSIPEVRIGVAFGSGGSQSLPATELPGVSSWLVKIATDTLNKKMVEPRRQCLALPAVDLQKKAVGGVLYVTVVSASKLRLSDSRGSPSAKQTGSLTDTFEDGSSNTEIRTILEVELEELTRKTKMSMGSNPKWGSTFNLILHDNAGTVKFNLYECIPGSVKYDYLSSCEIKMRYAPDDSTIFWAIGTDSLVMAKHAEFCGKEVEMTIPFEGVNSGELTVKLVLKEWQFSDGTHSPTNFGRGFFHPVNVISNYSPKTGRKIHVTVVEGKDLVVKDKMGKSDPYVKLQYGKVIQRTKSVSRSSNPIWNQKFEFDEIGGGEYLRIRCCTDETFSDENIGSARVNLEGLVEGSIRDVCIPLEKVSSGELQLQIESVKVADTENSKGAHASSANSWIELVLIEARDLVAADLRGTSDPFVSVNYGNLKRRTKVIFKTLDPKWHQTFEFPDDGSPLELHVKDHNALLPPSNIGDCVVEYQMLAPNQMAEKWIPLQGVKRGEIHIQITKRNPELEKKSSIYSESSPAKLHHKISKQMKQMMIKIQSLIDDSDLEGVSKSLRELETLHDTQEEYMVQLETEKTLLIDKINELGQEVFNSSPLSRRETIAR